From the genome of Acidaminococcus sp.:
TCGGCGAAATCACGATTGATGACTTTGCAAAGCTCGACCTGCGTGTTGCCACAATCAAAGCGGCTGAACGCGTTCCGAATACCGATAAGCTGATGAAGATTACCGTCGATATTGGCGGGGAAGAACGCACCATCGTGTCCGGTATTGCCAAGTACTATACCGATGCTGACCTCGTCGGCAAAAACGTCATCGTCATTGCCAACCTGAAGCCGGCCAAACTGAAGGGTATCGAGTCCAAGGGCATGCTGCTCGCCGCTTCCGACGATGAAGGCAACCTTGTTCTCTGCGAAGCTCCCGGCATCAAGTCCGGCAGCAAGGTGAAATAATGAGCCGCCTGCCTTTATTTGATACGCACGCGCATCTGGATACGGAAGAGTTTGACGCCGACCGCGATGAGCTGATTGCACAGATTGGAAAGTCCATGCTGGGGTTTATCGACCCCGGCTGTGACATTCCGAGCTGCGAAGCGGCTGTGGCCCTGGCTCACAAGTATCCTTTCGTGTTTGCTGCTGTCGGGCTGCACCCGGAAGATATCGGGCACTGTCAGTTCAGCGATTTGAAGCGGGTCGAGGAAATGACCAAAGATCCGCGTGTCGTCGCTATCGGAGAAATCGGGCTCGATTATTACAACGACGAAGCATCTCCCCATGACCTGCAGAAGAAGTATCTCTGTGCCCAGTTTGACCTGGCCCGGCGCACGGGGCTTCCCGTGATTATCCACGACCGGGATGCGCACGAAGATATGCTGGATTTCGTCAAAAGCGAAGGAAAAGGGGTTTCCGGCGTGATGCATTGTTACTCCGGGGACTGGGATATGGCGAAGGAACTGCTTGATTTAGGATGGTATTTTGGTTTTGGAGGGACGAGTACCTTCAAACATGACCATGGTGTCCGTGACATATTGACGAAAATGCCAATGGACCGCATCCTTTTCGAGACGGATTCCCCTTATATGGCACCCGTTCCCTATCGGGGCAAGAGAAACTGTCCACTGTACGTGGAAAAGGTAGCAGAATTGGCTGCGTCACTTAAGAACGTTTCTTCCTTAGAAATGATGCAAAATGCCACAAAAAATTCAAAAAATCTCTTTTTCAAGCTGAAAATTGACTAAAATGTACTGTTTACTTTGCATTTTCGTCACAAAAATGACTTTTGTAAATGTACAGTTTTGTGACCAGGTACTAATTTTTCTTTGACTCAATTTTGCCTCCATGATATGATATATCCGTTTCAAGGAGGCGAGAATTTGCATAATCCAAGTCGATGGAAGCGTCCTGAAAAGTGGATTGTCGTATGCTTGCTGCTCATAACCAGCTTGAACTTCCTCGGTTTTTCTACTGCACCGAAAAAAGTGAAGGTCAATGTGGATGGGCAGACGATATCCCTGTCGACTCGGGCTGTTACAGTCAAAGGAGCCCTGGAAGACGCCGGTGTAGTTCTGAACGATGCTGACGGATATGACGTTGTCGGGGACGGAAAATATGAGGATGGTTCAACAATTGAAGTCATCCGTGCAATTCCGGTCAAGGTCTGGCAGAACGGCAGAACAACCGAGTATACCATTGGACGTAAGACGGTAAAAGAAGTATTGGATGCCGTAGGTGTAAATTACGAAGGGTATCATACATATCCTTCCCTGGATGCCCCGGTAGCAGCGGGCATGACGATCAATGTTGTTTCTCCTACGACAGAAATCACGAAGGAATCCGAAGCGGTTCCTTACACCACAGAACTCAGAAACAACGACAATCTGCCCCGCGGCAGACGTAACGTAGTTTCTCCCGGTAAAGACGGCGAAGCTGTGGTGACGTATCGAGTCATCAATATTGGCAGTCAGAAAGTCAGAAAAGAAATTGCCCGTGAGGTTGTTTCGAACCCCGTTCCTGAAGTCGTTGAAGTAGGGACCGGAGCCAACCAAATGGTACAAACCTCCCGCGGCTATGTCCGTTATCGTTCTGCCATGACGGCAGAAGCTTCTGCATATACCCTGGCAGAAGGCAGCGGTACGGGACTGACTTCCACAGGGGTTGTTCCCTATCATGGAATCGTAGCAGTCGATCCTGATGTAATTCCGTATGGCACGAGAATGTATATTCCCGGATACGGTTTTGCAGTAGCCGGTGACTGCGGCGGGGACATAAACGGTAATCGTATCGACCTTTATATGGATTCTTATTCGGATGCCATTCAGTGGGGCCGACGAGATGTGACCGTTTACTTCTTAGAGTAATATTGGTAGAATGATTAGGCAGGAACCGATTTGGTTCCTGCCTAGTTTGTTTATAACGCAGGTCGCGGGTCGCCGCTGAAGGCAGCAAAATTGCTGAGTGGATGATTGACCACTCTGCCGAAGGCTTTGGTATCTCTCTGTATTAAGAATCCGCCAAAGCAGATGCCCGCACGAGTGTACTAACCCCTACGCACTAGCCACTACCCACTTTTTCCCAAAAGCGTTTTATAACAGAATATTTTAACCGCTGATCTTATTGCGGTGAGGAAAGGAAAAACAATTGATCAAGGAAGTTATCGTTGTTGAAGGTAAGATGGATACGGTCGCTGTCAAAAAGGCAGTGGATGCCGATACCATTGAAACGGGCGGCTTTACGCTGGCCCCCTATACATTGAAGCAAATCGCCGCAGCTTATGAAAAGCGCGGCATTATCATCATGACCGATCCCGATGGGGCA
Proteins encoded in this window:
- a CDS encoding TatD family hydrolase, with the protein product MSRLPLFDTHAHLDTEEFDADRDELIAQIGKSMLGFIDPGCDIPSCEAAVALAHKYPFVFAAVGLHPEDIGHCQFSDLKRVEEMTKDPRVVAIGEIGLDYYNDEASPHDLQKKYLCAQFDLARRTGLPVIIHDRDAHEDMLDFVKSEGKGVSGVMHCYSGDWDMAKELLDLGWYFGFGGTSTFKHDHGVRDILTKMPMDRILFETDSPYMAPVPYRGKRNCPLYVEKVAELAASLKNVSSLEMMQNATKNSKNLFFKLKID
- a CDS encoding 3D domain-containing protein; translation: MHNPSRWKRPEKWIVVCLLLITSLNFLGFSTAPKKVKVNVDGQTISLSTRAVTVKGALEDAGVVLNDADGYDVVGDGKYEDGSTIEVIRAIPVKVWQNGRTTEYTIGRKTVKEVLDAVGVNYEGYHTYPSLDAPVAAGMTINVVSPTTEITKESEAVPYTTELRNNDNLPRGRRNVVSPGKDGEAVVTYRVINIGSQKVRKEIAREVVSNPVPEVVEVGTGANQMVQTSRGYVRYRSAMTAEASAYTLAEGSGTGLTSTGVVPYHGIVAVDPDVIPYGTRMYIPGYGFAVAGDCGGDINGNRIDLYMDSYSDAIQWGRRDVTVYFLE